The Neoarius graeffei isolate fNeoGra1 chromosome 12, fNeoGra1.pri, whole genome shotgun sequence genome window below encodes:
- the ankhd1 gene encoding ankyrin repeat and KH domain-containing protein 1 isoform X2, with the protein MQDAVAGTAMLTDGFEDEIDSVTPRSPALGMGVGATPGAGLGGLGLGVGGKKVRLFGEPGGPAADRLDFKLTAAAVLSSGPGSGSDEDEVSEVESFILDQEDLDNPVLKTASELLLSSAADGADLRTVDPETQARLEALLEAAGIGKLSTADGKAFADPEVLRRLTSSVSCALDEAAAALTRMRAENTLNANQADNLVIFSRSLPEACSDGDVNAVKKLLDEGHSVNEHTEEGESLLCLACSAGYYELAQVLLAMHANVEDRGIKGDITPLMAAASGGYVDIVKLLLVHGADVNAQSSSGNTALTYACAGGFLDVVKVLLKEGANIEDHNENGHTPLMEAASAGHVEVARVLLEYGAGINTHSNEFKESALTLACYKGHLDMVRFLLEAGADQEHKTDEMHTALMEACMDGHVEVARLLLDSGAQVNMPADSFESPLTLAACGGHVELAALLIERGANLEEVNDEGYTPLMEAAREGHEEMVALLLAQGANINAQTEETQETALTLACCGGFLEVADFLIKAGADIELGCSTPLMEAAQEGHLELVKYLLAAGANVHATTATGDTALTYACENGHTDVADVLLQTGADLEHESEGGRTPLMKAARAGHLCTVQFLISKGANVNRATANNDHTVVSLACAGGHLAVVELLLAHGADPTHRLKDGSTMLIEAAKGGHTNVVSYLLDYPNNILSVPAPDLSQLTPPSHDTSQAPRVPFQSLAMVVPPQEPDSVPSTIATPPPVTNKGMSKQRLSTLQSNAVATGGLDADLLPPFHPYQPLECIVEETEGKLNELGQRISAIEKAQLQSLELIQGEPLTKDKIEELKKSREEQVQKKKKILKELQKVERQLQLKTQQQFTKEYMEGKMKEEPGQAAGVEAPSTPLPPQATQLGSSTGCEDGNDVEDQQPPPADEDDEEGEEDDDDDDDEEEEEEEEEDEEEEEEDGDYAELPQVDTILYREGGQQPAPPPPPQSLSLQGPPPPPLQSSFVPIQPMNAQQSTDFGSAEYPGSSSPDLQRVMLGQQLSGLGPGLLAQAPDGLMVATPAQTLTDTLDDIMAVSSRVPMLNTTTSPIPQPTTQTPMNTVSPPSMLPLYPSVDIDAHTESNHDTALTLACAGGHEELVSVLIARGANIEHRDKKGFTPLILAATAGHVGVVEILLDKGGDIEAQSERTKDTPLSLACSGGRQEVVELLLLRGANKEHRNVSDYTPLSLAASGGYVNIIKILLNAGAEINSRTGSKLGISPLMLAAMNGHVPAVKLLLDMGSDINAQIETNRNTALTLACFQGRAEVVSLLLDRKANVEHRAKTGLTPLMEAASGGYAEVGRVLLDKGADVNAPPVPSSRDTALTIAADKGHYKFCELLINRGAHIDVRNKKGNTPLWLAANGGHFDVVQLLVQAGADVDAADNRKITPLMAAFRKGHVKVVQYLVKEVNQFPSDIECMRYIATIADKELLKKCHQCMETIVKAKDQQAAEANKNASILLKELDLEKSREESKKQALAAKREKRKEKRKKKKEEQKKKLEEEEAKVKDTFSETQDQKEDSAEEPEVPIEPPSATTTTTIGISATSTTFTNAFGKKRASVVTTPSTNRKNKKNKTKESSSEPIILQDPQVALAQQKADKNKIHGEPRGGGAPGGTSDSDNLDSTDCNSESSNGSKSQDLADLSSSSTSFTSSAPTGSSQPLLMTEKRQGQSHPTSREEKVTVSVSKPQQKCHEIISDLTPSSLPSSFKTISLPVTSPNSKMNLTSPKRGQKREEGWKEVVRRSKKLSVPASVVSRIMGRGGCNITAIQDVTGAHIDVDKQKDKNGERMITIRGGTESTRHAVQLINALIQDPAKELEDLIPRNHIRQPGTNTKIGSTYTTSTGATSTTAASSKGLSSVVPSSSMSFQSSSNATTQQAGKMGKNMAPGVRPPFVSLPPLAYTHPQLALLAAQTMHQIRHPRLPMAQFGGTFSPSPNTWGPFPVRPVSPGSANSSPKHSGNAPPRPSSSAPATAEHPAPVSSANIAPGSTASSPSTAPSKTPTPTSVRKQLFSAEPKPTAAPAIVTTASSTPAAQAPPASISCAPTTPTTPPPMPAPIAPPTQHTQALKTESAPAGTPAKEKPVADLAVPVSSAPCEGSNPSTPLHFPASPSTQPALPVQPEGRQQLPLPFTSSTEPSSSSTVQPGVTLPVSRPVPPSTVSSTVANTSSTLPHYATPAAPGVSTRLQPPTTYYPMGPGAPLQEQQSVFVPPGASQEPLKQQQQPTQPSLATANMPPPSLQMGMINGSQVHLHSGKAQLPPNFGPAALFNHFSSIFDSNQVGNNQVWGACHLPTRTPPEQPYSAPPAYIGGMGQMESTMPPPDGSKAPGYRCTSQRVLSSPIGMHPMDPSGNSISSSTALTSFATSMSASPVFLQGPAPVGTPSFSRQHFSPHPWSASTSCESPVPSVSSGASSPLCTSTVTPALIQAKPSSSSQQDRKVPPPIGTERLARIRQTGSVNHAMLPTSYTPPVGQGGIWSFGVGSASEAMSGWSQPMMGGPVMHQQLQEQSAFSQHQAMERDDTGIVAPSNTFHQPMPTNFMDFPKGLPMSMYGGTMIPPHPQMAEAPGGPMYNGLHTTDPAWNPILKVVPSSAENSDPQQVWPGTWAPHVGNVHLNHVN; encoded by the exons GTGGAGTCCTTCATCTTGGACCAGGAGGATCTGGATAACCCAGTGCTAAAGACGGCGTCAGAGCTGCTCCTATCCAGTGCAGCTGACGGAGCTGACCTCAGAACAGTAGATCCAGAGACACAAGCGCGACTGGAGGCGTTACTAGAGGCGGCAG GCATTGGTAAACTGTCCACTGCCGATGGCAAAGCCTTCGCAGATCCTGAGGTGCTGCGCCGCCTGACGTCATCGGTGAGCTGCGCACTGGACGAAGCCGCCGCCGCCCTCACACGCATGAGGGCCGAAAACACACTCAACGCCAACCAGGCAGACAA TCTGGTTATTTTTAGCCGTAGCCTGCCTGAGGCCTGCTCCGACGGAGACGTGAACGCGGTGAAGAAGCTGCTGGACGAGGGCCACAGCGTCAACGAGCACACAGAAGAAGGAGAGAGCCTGCTCTGTCTGGCCTGCTCTGCTGGATACTATGAGCTCGCGCAG gtCTTGCTGGCCATGCACGCTAACGTAGAGGACCGAGGCATCAAGGGAGACATCACGCCTCTCATGGCTGCTGCTAGTGGTGGTTACGTAGACATTGTCAAACTGCTCCTAGTGCATGGAGCAGACGTCAATGCACAGTCCTCTTCAG GTAACACGGCACTGACGTACGCTTGTGCTGGCGGTTTCCTGGATGTGGTAAAAGTTCTGCTAAAGGAGGGAGCCAACATTGAAGATCACAACGAGAACGGCCACACGCCCCTGATGGAGGCAGCTAGCGCTGGGCATGTGGAGGTGGCACGCGTGCTCCTGGAGTACGGAGCAGggatcaacacacactccaatgaGTTTAAGGAAAGCGCTCTCACACTAGCCTGCTATAAAG GGCATTTGGACATGGTGCGGTTTCTCTTGGAGGCAGGAGCTGACCAGGAACACAAGACAGACGAAATGCACACGGCACTCATGGAAGCCTGCATG GACGGGCACGTCGAGGTGGCGCGGTTGCTGTTGGACAGCGGAGCGCAGGTGAACATGCCAGCGGATTCGTTTGAGTCGCCGCTGACCCTGGCAGCCTGCGGAGGGCATGTGGAGCTGGCAGCACTGCTGATCGAGAGGGGAGCCAACCTAGAGGAGGTCAATGATGAGGGATACACTCCACTCATGGAGGCTGCACGCGAGGGTCACGAGGAAATGGTGGCTCTGCTCCTGGCACAAG GTGCAAACATCAATGCTCAGACAGAGGAGACGCAGGAGACGGCACTGACTCTGGCCTGCTGTGGGGGTTTCTTggaggtggcggacttcctcatcAAGGCTGGAGCAGACATCGAGCTTGGATGCTCCACTCCTCTCATGGAGGCTGCGCAGGAGGGACATCTAGAGCTGGTCAAGTACCTGCTGGCTGCTG GAGCTAACGTCCATGCCACGACAGCCACGGGGGACACCGCGCTGACGTACGCCTGCGAAAACGGGCACACAGACGTGGCCGATGTGCTGCTTCAGACCGGAGCCGACCTG gAGCACGAGTCAGAAGGTGGAAGAACTCCACTGATGAAAGCAGCCAGAGCAGGACATCTTTGTACTGTGCAATTCCTAATCAGTAAAG GTGCTAACGTGAACAGAGCCACAGCCAATAATGATCACACAGTGGTGTCTCTCGCCTGTGCTGGAGGTCACCTGGCTGTAGTGGAGCTGCTGCTGGCTCATGGTGCAGACCCTACTCACAGACTGAAG GACGGCTCAACGATGCTGATTGAAGCTGCTAAGGGTGGTCATACCAATGTGGTGTCCTACCTGCTAGACTACCCAAACAACATTTTGTCAGTCCCTGCACCAGATTTGTCTCAACTCACACCCCCCTCCCATGACACATCTCAG GCTCCTCGTGTCCCATTCCAATCTCTGGCCATGGTGGTACCCCCTCAGGAGCCAGACAGTGTGCCCTCCACCATTGCCACTCCCCCACCCGTCACAAACAAAG GAATGTCCAAGCAAAGGCTGAGCACCCTGCAGAGCAACGCTGTGGCCACAGGCGGGCTGGACGCTGACCTCCTCCCTCCATTCCACCCGTACCAGCCCCTCGAGTGCATAGTTGAGGAGACGGAAGGCAAGTTAAACGAGCTGGGCCAGCGCATCAGTGCTATCGAGAAGGCCCAACTGCAATCGCTGGAGCTGATCCAGGGCGAGCCGCTCACCAAagacaagatcgaagagctgaagAAGAGCCGGGAGGAGCAggtccaaaagaagaagaagatcctgaaggagctgcaaaaggTGGAGAGGCAGCTGCAGCTCAAGACGCAGCAACAGTTCACCAAAGAGTACATGGAgggcaagatgaaggaagagccgGGCCAGGCGGCAGGGGTGGAGGCGCCCAGCACCCCCCTGCCACCCCAGGCCACGCAGCTGGGCTCCAGTACAGGGTGTGAGGATGGCAACGATGTCGAGGACCAGCAGCCACCCCCTGCTGATGAGGACGACGAGGAGggtgaagaagatgatgatgacgatgacgatgaagaggaggaggaggaggaagaggaagatgaggaagaagaggaggaggacggAGACTATGCCGAGCTCCCGCAGGTGGATACTATCCTGTACCGGGAGGGAGGACAACAACCAGCACCACCGCCTCCACCTCAGTCTCTCAGCCTACAGGGCCCCCCACCTCCACCGCTACAGTCCAGCTTCGTCCCCATTCAGCCTATGAATGCACAGCAGTCCACAGACTTCGGCAGCGCAGAGTACCCAGGCAGCAGCAGCCCAGACCTGCAGAGGGTAATGTTGGGCCAGCAGCTGTCTGGACTCGGGCCTGGTCTCCTCGCACAGGCACCAGATGGCCTCATGGTGGCCACGCCTGCACAGACGCTTACAGACACGCTGGATGACATCATGGCAG TGAGCAGCAGAGTGCCCATGTTAAACACTACAACCTCACCCATACCTCAGCCCACAACACAGACGCCCATGAACACTGTCTCCCCACCCTCCATGCTCCCACTCTATCCATCGGTAGACATCGATGCACAT ACGGAGAGTAATCATGATACGGCTCTGACTCTGGCCTGTGCAGGTGGCCATGAAGAGCTGGTGTCTGTGCTCATTGCACGTGGCGCCAACATTGAGCATCGGGACAAGAAGG GATTCACTCCTTTGATCCTGGCTGCCACAGCGGGTCATGTTGGCGTTGTTGAGATCCTCCTGGACAAAGGAGGAGACATCGAGGCTCAGTCTGAGAGGACCAAAGACACCCCTCTCTCCCTGGCGTGCTCAGGCGGCAGACAAGAG GTGGTGGAACTATTGCTTCTCCGTGGTGCTAACAAGGAGCACCGAAACGTGTCTGATTACACCCCACTTAGCCTGGCAGCTTCAGGAGGATACGTCAATATAATCAAGATTCTCCTCAATGCTGGAGCTGAGATCAATTCCAG GACGGGCAGCAAGCTGGGCATCTCCCCTTTGATGTTGGCAGCCATGAATGGCCATGTACCTGCAGTGAAGCTTCTGCTAGACATGGGCTCTGACATCAACGCTCAGATTGAAACCAATCGCAACACCGCACTGACGCTGGCCTGCTTCCAGGGTCGAGCCGAGGTGGTCAGCCTGCTGCTGGACCGCAAGGCTAATGTGGAACATCGCGCCAAG ACGGGACTCACCCCTCTTATGGAAGCTGCGTCTGGTGGTTATGCTGAGGTGGGCCGTGTGCTGTTGGATAAAGGTGCTGATGTCAACGCCCCTCCTGTCCCCTCTTCTCGTGACACTGCCCTCACTATCGCTGCAGACAAGGGTCACTACAAGTTCTGTGAGCTTCTCATTAACAG AGGGGCTCACATTGATGTGCGTAATAAGAAAGGGAACACTCCTCTGTGGCTGGCTGCAAACGGGGGACATTTTGATGTCGTGCAGCTGCTGGTGCAGGCTGGAGCTGATGTGGACGCAGCAGACAACCGCAAGATCACACCTCTCATGGCAGCATTCCGTAAG ggGCATGTGAAAGTGGTCCAGTATTTAGTGAAAGAGGTGAATCAGTTCCCCTCTGACATAGAGTGCATGAGATACATCGCCACCATTGCAGACAAG GAGCTGCTGAAGAAGTGTCATCAGTGCATGGAAACTATCGTGAAAGCCAAAGACCAACAGGCTGCTGAGGCGAACAAGAACGCCAGTATTCTGCTCAAGGAACTTGATCTTGAGAAG TCCCgtgaagaaagcaaaaaacaagCTCTGGCAGCAAAAAGAGAGAAGCGCAAAGAGAAACGTAAGAAGAAAAAGGAAGAACAGAAGAAAAAGCTTGAGGAAGAGGAGGCAAAAGTGAAGGATACGTTCTCTGAGACTCAAGACCAGAAGGAGGACTCTGCTGAAG AGCCAGAGGTTCCCATTGAGCCCCCAAGcgccactaccaccaccaccattggCATATCTGCCACCTCCACCACCTTCACCAATGCCTTTGGCAAGAAGCGGGCCAGCGTGGTTACTACGCCCAGCACCAACCGAAAGAATAAAAAGAATAAGACCAAGGAATCATCCAGTGAGCCCATCATCCTACAGGACCCTCAGGTGGCACTAGCGCAACAAAAGGCAGACAAAAACAAGATCCATGGTGAACCACGAGGTGGCGGGGCACCTGGAGGCACCAGTGACTCGGACAACCTAGACAGCACAGACTGCAACAGCGAAAGCAGCAATGGCAGTAAAAGCCAGGACCTGGCTGACCTGTCATCTTCATCCACCTCATTCACTTCCTCTGCTCCTACAGGGTCCAGCCAGCCGTTACTTATGACTGAAAAGAGGCAGGGCCAATCACACCCCACTTCTCGGGAAGAGAAGGTCACCGTGTCCGTTTCGAAACCACAACAGAA ATGTCATGAGATTATTAGTGACTTGACCCCCAGTTCCCTGCCCTCATCTTTCAAGACCATTTCACTGCCAGTCACCTCACCTAACAGCAAGATGAACCTCACCAGCCCAAAGAGGGGCCAAAAGAGAGAGGAAGGATGGAAAGAGGTCGTACGAAG GTCAAAGAAACTCTCGGTCCCAGCCTCTGTAGTATCTCGGATCATGGGCAGAGGTGGCTGCAATATCACAGCCATTCAAGATGTGACCGGTGCGCACATAGATGTTGACAAACAGAAAGACAAAAATGGCGAGAGAATGATCACTATCAG AGGTGGCACAGAGTCCACGCGACATGCTGTCCAACTGATCAATGCGCTTATCCAGGACCCTGCCAAAGAGCTAGAGGACCTGATACCTCGCAACCACATTCGTCAGCCCGGCACAAACACCAAAATTGGCTCTACCTATACCACCTCCACAGGGGCTACCAGCACCACAGCGGCCAGTTCAAAAGGCCTGTCGTCAGTTGTGCCCTCGTCCAGTATGTCTTTCCAGTCCTCCTCCAACGCGACCACTCAGCAGGCTGGCAAAATGGGCAAAAATATGGCACCTGGTGTTAGACCTCCGTTTGTGTCTCTACCGCCATTGGCTTACACACACCCCCAGTTGGCCCTGCTGGCAGCGCAGACAATGCACCAGATTCGTCACCCACGTCTGCCAATGGCACAGTTTGGCGGCACCTTCTCTCCCTCACCCAACACGTGGGGCCCGTTCCCTGTGCGTCCTGTGAGCCCTGGCAGTGCTAACAGTTCCCCCAAACACAGTGGCAATGCACCTCCACGCCCTTCCAGCTCTGCTCCTGCTACCGCTGAGCACCCTGCCCCGGTGTCAAGTGCTAACATTGCTCCTGGTTCCACTGCCTCTTCccccagcactgccccttccaaaACACCCACACCCACCTCTGTAAGGAAGCAGCTCTTCTCTGCCGAGCCCAAGCCTACAGCAGCACCTGCTATCGTCACCACTGCAAGCAGTACTCCTGCAGCGCAGGCCCCTCCTGCTTCCATCAGCTGTGCTCCCACCACTCCCACGACCCCTCCACCTATGCCTGCCCCTATTGCCCCACCTACACAGCATACTCAGGCCCTGAAGACAGAATCTGCTCCTGCTGGTACGCCTGCTAAAGAGAAGCCGGTGGCTGATCTAGCTGTTCCTGTTTCTAGCGCCCCATGTGAGGGCTCCAACCCCTCGACTCCCCTGCACTTCCCTGCATCTCCCTCTACACAGCCTGCACTACCTGTCCAGCCTGAGGGCAGACAGCAGCTGCCCTTGCCTTTCACCTCCAGCACAGAACCAAGTTCCTCCTCTACAGTCCAACCAGGCGTCACCCTGCCCGTCTCTCGTCCTGTACCACCCAGCACGGTCAGCAGCACAGTCGCCAacaccagcagcaccttacctcacTACGCCACACCTGCTGCACCTGGGGTGTCGACTCGCTTACAGCCCCCAACCACGTACTACCCCATGGGACCCGGAGCCCCTCTGCAGGAGCAGCAGTCTGTTTTTGTGCCCCCGGGTGCTTCACAGGAGCCCCTTAAGCAGCAACAGCAGCCTACCCAGCCTAGCTTAGCCACGGCGAACATGCCACCACCTTCACTTCAGATGGGCATGATAAATGGTTCACAGGTGCACCTTCACAGTGGTAAAGCTCAGCTGCCACCCAACTTCGGACCTGCGGCCCTTTTCAATCACTTTTCGAGCATCTTCGATAGCAACCAGGTAGGCAACAACCAGGTGTGGGGGGCCTGTCACCTTCCAACTCGCACTCCGCCAGAACAGCCCTACAGTGCTCCACCTGCATACATCGGAGGGATGGGGCAGATGGAGAGCACTATGCCCCCTCCTGATGGCTCGAAGGCCCCGGGATATCGCTGCACCTCCCAGCGAGTCCTTTCTAGCCCCATTG GCATGCACCCCATGGACCCCTCAGGCAATTCCATCTCCTCTTCCACTGCACTCACCAGCTTTGCCACGAGCATGTCAGCTAGCCCTGTTTTCCTGCAGGGCCCGGCTCCTGTAGGAACGCCCTCTTTCAGCCGCCAGCACTTCTCCCCTCATCCTTGGAGCGCCTCTACGTCCT GTGAATCTCCAGTGCCCTCTGTGTCATCTGGAGCATCTTCTCCTTTGTGCACGTCCACCGTGACACCTGCACTGATCCAAGCCAAGCCTAGCAGTTCCAGTCAGCAGGACCGCAAAGTGCCCCCGCCTATCGGGACTGAGCGCCTGGCTCGGATCCGGCAGACTGGCTCCGTTAACCATGCCATGCTGCCCACCAGCTACACACCGCCGGTcggacagggtggcatttggtCTTTCGGAGTGGGCAGTGCCTCTG AAGCAATGTCAGGCTGGTCTCAGCCCATGATGGGAGGACCCGTGATGCACCAGCAGCTGCAGGAGCAGTCTGCCTTCTCCCAGCACCAGGCTATGGAACGAGATGACACTGGCATTGTGGCTCCATCTAACACCTTCCACCAGCCCATGCCCACTAACTTCATGGATTTTCCCAAG